A window of the Gossypium hirsutum isolate 1008001.06 chromosome A05, Gossypium_hirsutum_v2.1, whole genome shotgun sequence genome harbors these coding sequences:
- the LOC107958933 gene encoding reticulon-like protein B21 isoform X2, with protein MDLSFRRGEAKGSVVAGSVWETRMKSDEVKDGIKVFNAGTITEENSNGVGGTKRLSLKKGQPVVGGVGKRKTWKNESFEGLEKDPIQIAKGNAEEQCKELSVSVGGISKRSHQIRVAKGRSLEHCKDLSLSFDGIKSPVQVKKGRSEGMRELSKSVDGIERSPIHMKKPRSEVPKRSKDVNEGGERMEGNSVQLRKSKSEQSAGNGNGNEANQKVLVLDDQNKGNNVPIDEDEEKNGSESEEKCKEFGVCQETSISSNGDIVDDGDGDGVEDDEEFSEEEEEEEEVEEVENEKKSFDIKEMTIPEKKLADERKKLPEEKPGKAEVNKLQEDKPNKVVNEEKKISQFHNKTSPFSSTLNKQLPPVVKHAASVYTTPTKPTISDDYHYQRFPQSQNKLQNLVDLVMWRDVSKSALVFGMGTFIIISSSYTQDLNISFISAMSYVCLVYLAAIFLYRSIICRGVMDVDELSYVVGEEEAFWLLKLVLPYLNEFLIKLKALFSGDPATTMKLAVLLLVLARCGSSITIWKMTKLGFFGVFIVPKVCSAYSHQLTAYEYMNSAAPTLPLASDIIIKSCSSD; from the exons ATGGATTTGAGTTTCAGAAGAGGTGAAGCTAAGGGCAGTGTTGTTGCAGGCTCTGTCTGGGAAACTAGAATGAAGAGTGATGAAGTTAAAGATGGAATTAAGGTTTTCAATGCTGGCACCATTACTGAAGAAAACAGTAATGGTGTTGGTGGTACTAAAAGATTGAGCTTGAAGAAAGGCCAACCTGTTGTCGGCGGTGTCGGGaagagaaaaacttggaaaaatgaGAGTTTTGAAGGGTTAGAGAAGGACCCAATTCAGATTGCTAAAGGCAACGCCGAGGAACAATGCAAGGAGTTGAGTGTGTCTGTTGGTGGAATTAGTAAGAGAAGCCACCAAATTCGGGTGGCTAAAGGAAGATCCTTGGAGCATTGCAAAGACTTGAGCTTGTCTTTTGATGGAATCAAGAGTCCAGTACAGGTCAAGAAAGGAAGATCTGAAGGAATGAGGGAGCTCAGTAAGTCAGTTGATGGAATTGAGAGAAGCCCAATTCATATGAAGAAGCCAAGATCTGAAGTTCCCAAAAGGAGTAAAGATGTTAATGAAGGTGGTGAGAGAATGGAGGGGAATTCAGTTCAATTAAGGAAGTCCAAATCAGAGCAGTCTGCAGgtaatggaaatggaaatgaagcgaATCAAAAAGTTTTGGTTTTGGATGATCAAAACAAGGGAAATAATGTTCCCATTGATGAAGATGAGGAGAAGAATGGATCTGAGTCTGAGGAGAAGTGTAAAGAGTTTGGTGTGTGCCAAGAAACGTCCATTTCAAGCAATGGAGATATAGTTgatgatggtgatggtgatggtgttgaagatgatgaagaattttctgaagaagaagaagaggaggaggaagTTGAGGAGGTTGAGAACGAAAAGAAGAGTTTTGACATCAAGGAAATGACTATACCAGAAAAGAAGCTTGCTGATGAAAGGAAGAAATTACCAGAAGAAAAACCTGGCAAAGCTGAAGTGAACAAGTTACAAGAAGATAAGCCTAACAAAGTCGTtaatgaagagaagaaaattagCCAATTCCATAATAAAACCTCACCATTTTCTTCAACCCTGAATAAACAGCTTCCACCAGTTGTAAAACATGCTGCTTCAGTTTACACAACTCCTACAAAACCTACAATCTCAGATGATTATCATTACCAGAGATTCCCACAATCTCAGAACAAATTGCAGAATCTAG TTGATTTAGTAATGTGGAGAGATGTATCGAAATCAGCACTGGTGTTTGGGATGGGAACATTCATCATTATCTCATCCTCTTACACCCAAGACCTCAACATCAG CTTTATTTCTGCAATGTCCTATGTGTGTCTTGTCTACCTTGCCGCCATATTCCTCTACAGATCAATAATCTGCAG GGGAGTTATGGACGTAGATGAATTAAGCTATGTGGTTGGAGAAGAAGAAGCATTTTGGTTACTTAAATTGGTTCTTCCTTACTTGAATGAGTTCCTAATAAAACTCAAGGCACTTTTTTCTGGTGATCCTGCAACAACAATGAAG CTGGCAGTACTACTGTTAGTTTTGGCCAGGTGTGGCAGCTCTATAACCATctggaaaatgactaaattgg GTTTTTTTGGCGTTTTCATTGTCCCAAAAGTCTGCTCTGCTTATTCACACCAGTTAACTGCGTACG AATATATGAATTCGGCTGCGCCCACTTTGCCCCTCGCATCTGACATTATCATTAAATCCTGTTCGTCTGATTGA
- the LOC107958936 gene encoding probable LRR receptor-like serine/threonine-protein kinase At2g24230 produces MGFGFLGSILILSLFFKHFTCQLPNTDEYYVSDFLKKMSSNSSLSYFSDSGCSWKGVHCDTKKESVLGLKASGLGLSGLIPDTTIGKLTQLQSLDLSNNKITALPSDLWSLGSLKSLNLSSNQISGFLPNNIGNFGQLEVIDLSGNNFTGEIPTAISSLASLRVLKLAGNGFEWRIPTGFLSCRSLVSLDLSLNRLNGSLPDGFGAAFPMLRTLNLARNEINGHVMDFAEMKSLTSLNISGNLFKGSVMGVFQGQLEVIDLSKNQFQGHVSQVQFISTYKWSHLVYLDLSENQLSGEIFLNLSQARNLKHLSLACNRFARQKFPGIKMILGLEHLNLSKTSLVGHIPDEIVRLSNLQVLDVSSNHLTGHIPSLSHKSLKILDVSHNNLSGEIPISLLEKLTGMERYNFSYNNLTLCDSGLSPETLETAFYGSLNSCPIAANPVFFKRKANRHRGYTLALALTFSMVFLLAGLLFLAFGCRRKSRTWVVKQPSYKEEQNISGPFSFQTDSTTWVADVKQATLVPVVIFEKPLLNISFADLLSATSNFDRDTLLAEGKFGPVYRGFLPGGIHVAVKVLVHGSTLTDQEAARELEYLGRIKHPNLVPLTGYCLAGDQRIAIYDYMENGNLQNLLHDLPLGVQATEDWSTDTWEEDNNGIQNVGSEGLLTTWAFRHKVALGTARALAFLHHGCSPPIIHRDVKASSVYLDLNLEPRLSDFGLAKIFGTGLEDEISRGSPGYVPPEFSQLECDAPTPKSDVYCFGVVLFELITGKKPIGDDYPEEQDANLVSWVRGLVRRNQGLKAIDPKIRDTGPDYQMEEALKIGYLCTADLPTKRPSMQQIVGLLKDIEPRASQ; encoded by the coding sequence ATGGGTTTTGGTTTCTTGGGATCTATACTAATCCTTTCACTCTTCTTCAAGCATTTTACCTGCCAACTGCCCAATACAGATGAGTATTATGTCTCTGATTTCTTGAAGAAGATGAGCTCAAACTCTTCTTTATCCTACTTCTCTGATTCTGGTTGTTCATGGAAAGGAGTGCACTGTGATACCAAGAAGGAGAGTGTTCTTGGTTTAAAGGCTTCAGGTTTAGGCCTTTCTGGTTTAATTCCTGATACCACCATCGGTAAGCTGACCCAGCTTCAGTCTTTGGATCTTAGCAATAACAAAATCACTGCTTTGCCTTCAGACTTATGGAGTTTAGGCTCACTTAAGAGTCTTAATCTCTCCTCTAATCAGATTTCTGGGTTTCTGCCTAACAATATTGGCAACTTTGGTCAACTTGAAGTCATTGATCTTTCTGGCAATAATTTCACTGGGGAAATTCCTACAGCTATAAGCTCCCTAGCTAGTTTACGAGTGCTTAAGCTTGCTGGAAATGGATTTGAATGGAGAATTCCAACAGGGTTTCTAAGTTGCCGGTCTTTGGTTTCTCTCGACCTCTCGTTAAATCGTCTAAATGGTTCCTTGCCAGATGGGTTTGGTGCAGCTTTTCCTATGCTCAGAACTTTAAACCTTGCCAGAAATGAAATTAACGGCCATGTCATGGATTTTGCAGAAATGAAGTCTCTTACTAGCCTTAACATTTCAGGGAACTTGTTTAAGGGTTCAGTTATGGGTGTCTTTCAAGGGCAACTGGAGGTGATTGACCTTAGCAAGAACCAGTTTCAAGGTCACGTTTCTCAGGTACAATTCATTTCTACTTACAAGTGGTCTCATTTGGTTTATCTGGACTTGTCTGAAAACCAGCTTAGTGGAGAAATTTTCCTAAATCTGAGTCAAGCCAGAAACCTTAAACATCTTAGTCTTGCATGCAATAGATTTGCTAGACAGAAATTTCCCGGAATTAAAATGATTTTGGGATTAGAGCATCTCAATTTGTCTAAAACCAGCCTCGTCGGTCATATTCCTGATGAAATTGTACGACTGAGTAATTTACAAGTACTTGATGTTTCATCAAACCATCTCACTGGCCATATTCCATCATTGTCTCACAAAAGCCTCAAAATACTTGATGTTTCACACAACAATTTGAGTGGAGAAATTCCCATTTCTCTCTTAGAAAAACTCACAGGGATGGAAAGGTACAACTTCTCTTACAACAACTTGACCCTTTGTGATTCAGGGCTCTCCCCTGAGACCTTGGAAACAGCATTTTATGGCTCATTAAACAGCTGTCCCATAGCAGCAAATCCAGTCTTTTTCAAAAGAAAAGCCAATAGACATAGGGGGTATACACTTGCCTTAGCTTTAACCTTCTCCATGGTGTTCTTGCTCGCTGGCTTGCTGTTCCTAGCCTTCGGTTGCAGAAGGAAGTCCAGGACATGGGTAGTTAAGCAACCCTCATATAAAGAGGAACAGAATATTTCAGGTCCCTTTTCTTTCCAAACTGATTCGACCACTTGGGTGGCTGATGTTAAGCAGGCAACTTTAGTCCCTGTAGTGATTTTTGAGAAACCACTATTAAACATCTCATTTGCAGACCTTTTGTCTGCAACTTCAAATTTTGATCGAGACACTCTACTAGCTGAAGGAAAATTTGGACCTGTTTATAGAGGATTTCTGCCTGGTGGAATTCATGTAGCTGTTAAAGTTTTGGTTCATGGATCAACGTTGACGGACCAAGAAGCTGCTAGAGAGCTTGAGTATCTTGGTCGAATCAAGCACCCCAATCTTGTTCCATTAACAGGATATTGCTTGGCCGGGGATCAAAGGATTGCTATTTATGATTACATGGAAAATGGGAACTTGCAGAATTTGCTACATGACTTGCCACTTGGTGTTCAAGCAACAGAGGACTGGAGCACTGATACCTGGGAAGAAGACAACAATGGGATACAAAATGTTGGCTCTGAAGGGTTGTTAACAACATGGGCGTTTCGACACAAAGTAGCCCTTGGCACTGCAAGAGCATTAGCATTTCTTCATCATGGCTGCTCACCTCCAATAATCCATAGAGATGTTAAAGCTAGCAGTGTTTATCTTGACTTAAATTTGGAGCCTAGATTATCCGACTTTGGATTGGCCAAGATTTTTGGAACTGGTCTAGAGGATGAAATCTCCCGTGGATCACCTGGATATGTACCACCAGAATTTTCTCAGCTCGAATGTGATGCCCCCACACCAAAATCTGATGTATATTGCTTTGGTGTTGTTTTGTTTGAGCTGATCACAGGGAAAAAGCCAATTGGAGACGATTATCCAGAAGAGCAAGATGCAAATTTAGTGAGTTGGGTAAGAGGATTGGTGAGAAGGAATCAAGGATTAAAAGCTATTGATCCTAAAATTCGTGATACAGGTCCAGATTACCAAATGGAGGAGGCCCTCAAGATTGGATATCTGTGCACTGCTGATCTTCCTACCAAGCGACCAAGCATGCAACAGATTGTTGGCCTGCTCAAGGATATTGAACCAAGGGCTTCTCAATGA
- the LOC107958934 gene encoding BTB/POZ domain-containing protein At2g24240, with protein MGVQKDVVKFNVGGRIFQTTATTLANAGRDSFFGALFDDNWDLQQPPNNRQEFFIDRNPDCFAVLLDLLRTGDLYIPSNVPERLLYREAMFYGLIDHVRSAKWGPFDGNRLKLSRSVTGRAPGDGTAIRAGPVGGCCVAHGSMVHVFDWMLEEHPPINLDYQRVNDIGWVNSEHVLISACERLGKGDGGMGLFSSSTGDLRYKFNVVHDNQIKSYTAGALSFSADYKIFASCKGRSNEYGIGVWDQVTGKQMDFFYESPGWSLGDADKLQWLNESNCLLVATLFPRKDNCYISLLDFREKRMVWSWSDIGAPFTVDEKRVRDAIAMEECNSVCVVNEYDDLGFIDLRINGGSVRWSSRSRLLKGKMPDEPCYPKLALHNGQLFSSMNDSISVFCGPDWVLTSRLRRCYGGSICDFSIGGDRLFALHSEENVFDVWETPPPPVI; from the coding sequence ATGGGAGTCCAAAAAGATGTAGTGAAATTCAACGTAGGGGGCAGAATCTTTCAAACGACGGCGACAACCCTCGCAAACGCAGGCAGGGATTCTTTTTTCGGTGCATTGTTTGACGACAATTGGGACTTACAACAACCACCAAACAACCGCCAAGAATTCTTTATCGACAGAAACCCCGACTGTTTCGCTGTCCTCCTCGATCTCCTCCGAACAGGCGATCTCTACATTCCTTCCAATGTCCCAGAAAGGCTTCTTTACAGAGAAGCCATGTTTTACGGCTTAATTGACCATGTCCGTTCGGCCAAATGGGGTCCATTTGATGGTAACAGGTTAAAGCTATCCAGGTCAGTAACGGGACGAGCTCCAGGGGATGGAACTGCCATCCGAGCTGGTCCAGTTGGCGGCTGCTGCGTAGCTCATGGCAGCATGGTTCATGTCTTTGATTGGATGTTAGAGGAACACCCGCCAATCAATCTTGACTACCAGAGGGTTAACGACATAGGTTGGGTCAACTCGGAGCATGTTTTGATAAGTGCTTGCGAAAGGTTAGGGAAAGGAGATGGTGGGATGGGCTTGTTCAGTTCATCAACTGGAGATTTGAGATACAAGTTCAACGTTGTTCATGATAATCAAATTAAGAGTTACACCGCTGGGGCTTTGAGTTTCAGTGCAGATTATAAGATTTTTGCAAGTTGTAAAGGAAGAAGCAATGAATACGGGATTGGGGTTTGGGACCAAGTTACGGGTAAACAAATGGATTTCTTTTATGAGAGTCCTGGCTGGTCCCTTGGTGATGCTGATAAGCTCCAATGGTTGAATGAGAGCAACTGTTTATTAGTTGCCACGTTGTTTCCCAGGAAAGATAACTGTTACATCAGTTTACTTGATTTTAGGGAGAAGAGAATGGTTTGGTCTTGGTCTGATATTGGTGCTCCATTTACTGTTGATGAGAAGAGAGTGAGAGATGCTATTGCAATGGAGGAATGTAATTCTGTCTGTGTAGTGAATGAGTATGATGATTTGGGGTTCATAGATTTAAGAATCAATGGAGGAAGTGTGAGATGGAGTTCCAGAAGTAGGTTGCTCAAGGGGAAAATGCCTGATGAGCCTTGCTACCCCAAATTGGCATTGCATAATGGGCAGTTGTTTTCATCAATGAATGACTCCATCTCAGTGTTCTGTGGTCCTGATTGGGTTCTAACATCAAGGCTTCGAAGATGTTACGGAGGTTCCATCTGTGATTTCTCCATCGGGGGTGATCGTCTCTTCGCGCTTCATAGCGAGGAAAATGTGTTTGATGTATGGGAAACTCCACCGCCACCGGTTATATGA
- the LOC107958935 gene encoding ubiquitin carboxyl-terminal hydrolase 23, translating to MEATVISCSELRIEAETEECSDLGNFSSASGSTSVGLSKRRIVFHPARKPLNGFNGCADEDFKIETLNPGTDPKRVNGVRSAQVGATGWKVDASDIWENGLDPVLSLRTTFRKIGAGLENLGNTCFLNSVLQCLTYTEPLVAYLQSGKHQNSCHIAGFCALCAIQKHVSRALKSTGRILAPNDLVSNLRCISRNFRNSRQEDAHEYMVNLLESMHKCCLPSGVPSESPRAYEKSLVHKIFGGRLRSQVKCLQCSYCSNTFDPFLDLSLEIVKADSLLKALKNFTTAELLDGGERQYQCQRCKQKVRAIKQLTVYNAPHVLTIHLKRFQAHNLGQKIERKVEFGPTIDMKPFVSGSNEGYLKYTLYGVLVHRGWSTHSGHYYCFVRTSSGMWYTLDDNRVFQVSEKTVLEQKAYMLFYVCDRRNTAPKNSVDILQRDNVKASVDGKSIFNQNPGEHVQTGPIQNKLSAAVPQKDIINGGLSKETIMKEVPSQQNNVQLMEEGLVLKKEAILPSFNVPLLKDSSKASASNHLIHGENLQPSAGFVVGNVASSNIENPTVSTGAKDSNESGNCKREFGVPVMVPPNCGGLLKSCTDKIVAKETLQKINLASNIKVSNTVTLDDSIDKAVKQAPSEASKNVHAIRSPNKPHCDSNKIGDVSYHSSRDKSLNEKGDDNSQKTISRSPSSMPNGSLETEDPEYAPCRKSKKKHLKREPNNMPLGLKSKFFIASLLMHGKKKRKRSKEKDCCSLDLGPSTCEKFSTITLGSVHGRKRTADDTTQKKGDNSASSLMNTVDVASKERICENGTVLATDQHVGSSSGSVSEANRHNSRETDSLKHSKTGASAHRHVLTQCIGEAVVPRWDDIGLTSPMQTTESNGIDGLEIGYVPDEWDEEYDRGKRKKIRQNKHQFGGPNPFQQIATKKTQLKKAKLDRSSSGNRPFRI from the exons ATGGAAGCAACGGTAATTAGTTGCTCGGAATTGAGAATCGAAGCTGAGACTGAGGAGTGTTCGGATCTTGGGAACTTTTCATCGGCTTCAGGTTCTACTAGTGTTGGCCTGTCTAAGAGAAGGATCGTATTCCATCCAGCGAGGAAGCCCCTTAATGGGTTTAATGGTTGTGCGGATGAGGATTTTAAAATCGAGACTCTAAACCCTGGGACGGATCCGAAGCGGGTAAATGGGGTGCGGTCGGCTCAAGTGGGTGCTACAGGATGGAAGGTTGACGCATCTGATATTTGGGAGAACGGGTTGGATCCAGTTCTCAGTTTGAGGACTACTTTTCGCAAAATT GGTGCTGGTTTGGAGAATCTTGGGAACACTTGTTTTCTTAATTCAGTATTGCAATGCCTGACGTACACAGAGCCTTTAGTAGCTTACCTACAAAGTGGCAAGCATCAAAATTCTT GCCACATTGCTGGATTTTGTGCCTTATGTGCTATTCAGAAACATGTTAGCCGTGCTCTAAAATCAACTGGGAGGATATTGGCGCCAAATGATCTTGTCTCAAACCTGCGAT GCATATCTAGAAACTTCCGAAATTCTAGACAGGAAGATGCACATGAGTACATGGTAAACCTGCTGGAATCGATGCACAAGTGCTGCTTACCTTCAGGAGTACCAAGTGAATCTCCTAGGGCTTATGAGAAGAGTTTGGTGCACAAGATCTTTGGTGGTCGCCTTCGTAGTCAG GTGAAATGCTTGCAATGTTCTTACTGCTCCAACACATTTGATCCCTTCCTTGATTTAAGTCTTGAAATAGTTAAGGCAGATTCCTTGCTTAAAGCACTTAAAAACTTCACTACTGCGGAGCTCTTAGATGGAGGGGAGAGGCAATATCAATGCCAGCGCTGCAAGCAGAAAGTTAGGGCTATCAAACAGCTCACAGTTTACAATGCACCGCATGTACTTACAATCCATCTAAAGAGATTTCAAGCACATAATTTGGGGCAAAAGATTGAGAGGAAAGTTGAATTTGGTCCTACCATAGACATGAAGCCTTTTGTCAGTGGTTCCAAT GAAGGATATTTGAAGTACACTCTTTATGGCGTTCTGGTTCATCGTGGATGGAGCACACATTCTGGCCACTATTACTGTTTTGTCCGCACATCAAGTGGCATGTGGTACACCCTTGATGACAACAGG GTTTTCCAGGTCAGTGAGAAGACTGTTTTGGAGCAGAAGGCTTACATGTTGTTTTACGTCTGTGATAGAAGAAATACGGCTCCAAAAAATTCTGTTGATATTCTTCAGAGAGATAATGTAAAAGCAAGTGTGGATGGGAAGTCTATTTTTAATCAGAATCCTGGGGAACATGTGCAAACTGGTCCAATTCAGAACAAGTTATCTGCTGCTGTGCCTCAGAAGGATATCATTAATGGTGGCTTATCAAAGGAGACAATCATGAAGGAAGTGCCATCTCAGCAAAACAATGTGCAACTAATGGAAGAAGGGTTAGTGCTGAAAAAGGAGGCCATTTTGCCCTCTTTCAATGTGCCATTATTGAAGGACTCATCAAAAGCATCTGCTTCAAACCACCTGATTCATGGTGAAAACTTGCAACCATCAGCAGGTTTTGTGGTTGGCAATGTTGCGAGTTCTAATATTGAAAACCCAACTGTTAGTACTGGTGCCAAAGATAGTAATGAGAGTGGAAACTGCAAAAGGGAATTTGGAGTCCCAGTGATGGTACCACCGAATTGTGGTGGTCTTCTGAAGTCATGCACTGATAAGATTGTAGCTAAAGAGACATTGCAGAAG ATTAATCTTGCTTCAAACATTAAGGTTTCAAACACTGTCACATTGGATGATTCAATAGATAAAGCAGTGAAGCAAGCTCCTAGTGAAGCATCTAAGAATGTTCATGCGATTAGGTCTCCAAATAAGCCACATTGTGACAGTAATAAG ATTGGCGATGTTTCCTACCACAGTAGTAGGGATAAGTCATTGAATGAGAAAGGTGATGATAATAGCCAAAAAACCATTTCCAGATCACCTTCGAGCATGCCAAATGGATCACTGGAGACTGAAGATCCTGAATATGCACCCTgtagaaaatcaaagaagaagcATCTGAAGCGTGAGCCTAACAATATGCCTCTTggcttaaaatcaaaatttttcataGCTTCTCTACTCATGCATGGCAAGAAGAAACGTAAAAGGAGCAAGGAAAAGGATTGTTGTTCATTGGACCTGGGGCCATCTACATGTGAGAAGTTCAGCACAATCACATTAGGTTCGGTTCATGGGAGGAAAAGGACAGCTGATGATACTACTCAGAAAAAAGGTGACAATAGTGCCAGTTCCTTGATGAATACCGTAGATGTAGCATCTAAAGAGAGGATTTGTGAGAATGGTACTGTTCTTGCTACTGATCAACATGTAGGCAGCAGTTCTGGCTCAGTCTCAGAAGCAAACCGGCATAACTCAAGAGAAACTGATTCTTTGAAACATAGCAAAACAGGTGCATCGGCTCATAGGCACGTGCTTACCCAATGTATAGGGGAGGCAGTTG TTCCTAGATGGGATGATATAGGCTTAACCTCACCCATGCAGACTACAGAATCAAATGGTATAGATGGTCTCGAAATTGGATATGTACCGGATGAATG GGATGAGGAGTATGACCGTGGTAAGAGGAAGAAGATAAGACAAAATAAGCATCAGTTTGGTGGTCCAAATCCTTTCCAACAAATTGCCACCAAGAAAACACAGTTAAAGAAGGCCAAATTGGACCGTTCTAGCTCTGGAAACCGACCATTCAGGATATGA
- the LOC107958933 gene encoding reticulon-like protein B21 isoform X1, translating to MDLSFRRGEAKGSVVAGSVWETRMKSDEVKDGIKVFNAGTITEENSNGVGGTKRLSLKKGQPVVGGVGKRKTWKNESFEGLEKDPIQIAKGNAEEQCKELSVSVGGISKRSHQIRVAKGRSLEHCKDLSLSFDGIKSPVQVKKGRSEGMRELSKSVDGIERSPIHMKKPRSEVPKRSKDVNEGGERMEGNSVQLRKSKSEQSAGNGNGNEANQKVLVLDDQNKGNNVPIDEDEEKNGSESEEKCKEFGVCQETSISSNGDIVDDGDGDGVEDDEEFSEEEEEEEEVEEVENEKKSFDIKEMTIPEKKLADERKKLPEEKPGKAEVNKLQEDKPNKVVNEEKKISQFHNKTSPFSSTLNKQLPPVVKHAASVYTTPTKPTISDDYHYQRFPQSQNKLQNLVDLVMWRDVSKSALVFGMGTFIIISSSYTQDLNISFISAMSYVCLVYLAAIFLYRSIICRGVMDVDELSYVVGEEEAFWLLKLVLPYLNEFLIKLKALFSGDPATTMKLAVLLLVLARCGSSITIWKMTKLGFFGVFIVPKVCSAYSHQLTAYGKFWIRRFRDAWESCTHKNAVAMAIFTLVWNQCSFVGRVWAAFMLFVALRYYQQKMVTDEWVEDEDGPSCQQTCEGPIGKQTHGLAP from the exons ATGGATTTGAGTTTCAGAAGAGGTGAAGCTAAGGGCAGTGTTGTTGCAGGCTCTGTCTGGGAAACTAGAATGAAGAGTGATGAAGTTAAAGATGGAATTAAGGTTTTCAATGCTGGCACCATTACTGAAGAAAACAGTAATGGTGTTGGTGGTACTAAAAGATTGAGCTTGAAGAAAGGCCAACCTGTTGTCGGCGGTGTCGGGaagagaaaaacttggaaaaatgaGAGTTTTGAAGGGTTAGAGAAGGACCCAATTCAGATTGCTAAAGGCAACGCCGAGGAACAATGCAAGGAGTTGAGTGTGTCTGTTGGTGGAATTAGTAAGAGAAGCCACCAAATTCGGGTGGCTAAAGGAAGATCCTTGGAGCATTGCAAAGACTTGAGCTTGTCTTTTGATGGAATCAAGAGTCCAGTACAGGTCAAGAAAGGAAGATCTGAAGGAATGAGGGAGCTCAGTAAGTCAGTTGATGGAATTGAGAGAAGCCCAATTCATATGAAGAAGCCAAGATCTGAAGTTCCCAAAAGGAGTAAAGATGTTAATGAAGGTGGTGAGAGAATGGAGGGGAATTCAGTTCAATTAAGGAAGTCCAAATCAGAGCAGTCTGCAGgtaatggaaatggaaatgaagcgaATCAAAAAGTTTTGGTTTTGGATGATCAAAACAAGGGAAATAATGTTCCCATTGATGAAGATGAGGAGAAGAATGGATCTGAGTCTGAGGAGAAGTGTAAAGAGTTTGGTGTGTGCCAAGAAACGTCCATTTCAAGCAATGGAGATATAGTTgatgatggtgatggtgatggtgttgaagatgatgaagaattttctgaagaagaagaagaggaggaggaagTTGAGGAGGTTGAGAACGAAAAGAAGAGTTTTGACATCAAGGAAATGACTATACCAGAAAAGAAGCTTGCTGATGAAAGGAAGAAATTACCAGAAGAAAAACCTGGCAAAGCTGAAGTGAACAAGTTACAAGAAGATAAGCCTAACAAAGTCGTtaatgaagagaagaaaattagCCAATTCCATAATAAAACCTCACCATTTTCTTCAACCCTGAATAAACAGCTTCCACCAGTTGTAAAACATGCTGCTTCAGTTTACACAACTCCTACAAAACCTACAATCTCAGATGATTATCATTACCAGAGATTCCCACAATCTCAGAACAAATTGCAGAATCTAG TTGATTTAGTAATGTGGAGAGATGTATCGAAATCAGCACTGGTGTTTGGGATGGGAACATTCATCATTATCTCATCCTCTTACACCCAAGACCTCAACATCAG CTTTATTTCTGCAATGTCCTATGTGTGTCTTGTCTACCTTGCCGCCATATTCCTCTACAGATCAATAATCTGCAG GGGAGTTATGGACGTAGATGAATTAAGCTATGTGGTTGGAGAAGAAGAAGCATTTTGGTTACTTAAATTGGTTCTTCCTTACTTGAATGAGTTCCTAATAAAACTCAAGGCACTTTTTTCTGGTGATCCTGCAACAACAATGAAG CTGGCAGTACTACTGTTAGTTTTGGCCAGGTGTGGCAGCTCTATAACCATctggaaaatgactaaattgg GTTTTTTTGGCGTTTTCATTGTCCCAAAAGTCTGCTCTGCTTATTCACACCAGTTAACTGCGTACG gaaaattttggaTTCGACGGTTTCGAGATGCGTGGGAATCGTGCACCCATAAAAATGCCGTGGCAATGGCCATCTTCACACTGGTTTGGAACCAATGTTCCTTTGTAGGACGAGTTTGGGCag CGTTCATGCTATTTGTGGCACTGCGATATTATCAGCAAAAAATGGTGACAGATGAATGGGTGGAGGATGAAGACGGGCCTAGTTGTCAACAAACATGTGAAGGACCCATTGGAAAACAAACACATGGGCTTGCTCCATGA